Part of the bacterium genome is shown below.
TTTCTTCTTTGACGGGTTTAACTTTATAACCGACTTTTTTTAGTTCGCCGATCGTCTGAGGTTTGGACATGTGATACCTTTCAATAAAAATAAGATTTGCCAGACTTATCAAATCCGGCAAATCTATTAACCGGCAAATCAACCATCAATATTACTTCTTCGCTGAATCTGCACTACCCGTATCAAACGGCACCGGCATCGTCGGTGGAACCTTGGCATTAAGTTCCGTTAAAATCGTGTCCGTCAGATCCGCGCCCGAATCGCCGTACACAACAAGCCCTTCCATCGGCGTTCCGAGAATCACCGTGAAGCCATGATCTTTGCCGTACTTATTAATGAAATTGCTGATATCCTGGAAGATCGGCTCAAGCAATTGAGCTTGTTTCTGCTGAAGCGCCTGCTGATGGCCCTGTTGCAGCTGATAAAATTCATTTTGCTTTTTCTGAAATCTTTCGATCTGAGGTGCGAGCGCTTGCTGCGTTAAGACCTTCAATTTATTCTGCAGATCGGTATCCATAGCCTGAAGTTCCTTATAACGGCCTTCCAGTTCTTTC
Proteins encoded:
- a CDS encoding OmpH family outer membrane protein; translation: MSNEMSNDKMTKLTYAFFAAAGLSLIAVIYLLSVQFGHGGVKIGYVKSDVLLAQYKPAMAVQQRMQLESVGAQKELEGRYKELQAMDTDLQNKLKVLTQQALAPQIERFQKKQNEFYQLQQGHQQALQQKQAQLLEPIFQDISNFINKYGKDHGFTVILGTPMEGLVVYGDSGADLTDTILTELNAKVPPTMPVPFDTGSADSAKK